A stretch of the Lolium perenne isolate Kyuss_39 chromosome 3, Kyuss_2.0, whole genome shotgun sequence genome encodes the following:
- the LOC127339451 gene encoding uncharacterized protein, with protein sequence MATCLQKIAVEEFGVTKGSRREAKDTWWWNDEVQKVIKEKKDCFRCLYLDRSAANMEKYKVAKKAAKRAVSEARGRAYEDLYQRLNTKEGERDIYKMAKFRERKMKDVNKVKCIKDREDQLLVKDEAIKRRWQEYFDNLYNGEVESSSIELDDSFDDTNMCFVRRIQESEVKEALRRMKGGKAICPDGIPIEAWRSLGDIAIVWLTKLFNLIFRSNKIPEEWR encoded by the coding sequence ATGGCGACCTGCTTGCAGAAGATCGCTGTAGAGGAATTTGGGGTGACTAAGGGAAGTAGAAGGGAAGCTAAGGATACCTGGTGGTGGAACGATGAGGTCCAGAAGGTTATTAAGGAGAAGAAGGACTGTTTCAGATGCCTATATCTGGATAGGAGCGCAGCAAACATGGAAAAGTACAAGGTGGCGAAGAAGGCTGCAAAGCGGGCGGTGAGTGAAGCAAGGGGTCGGGCGTATGAGGACCTCTACCAACGTTTAAACACTAAGGAAGGCGAAAGGGACATCTATAAGATGGCCAAGTTTAGGGAGAGGAAAATGAAGGATGTCAACAAAGTCAAATGCATCAAGGACAGAGAGGATCAACTTCTTGTGAAGGATGAGGCGATCAAGCGTAGATGGCAGGAGTACTTTGACAACCTTTACAATGGAGAGGTTGAGAGCTCTAGCATTGAGCTAGATGACTCCTTTGATGATACCAACATGTGCTTTGTGCGACGTATCCAGGAGTCTGAGGTTAAGGAGGCATTAAGAAGGATGAAAGGAGGCAAGGCGATTTGTcctgatggtatccccatcgaggCATGGAGAAGCCTTGGAGACATAgcgatagtatggctaactaagcttTTCAACCTCATTTTTCGGTCAAACAAGATTCCCGAAGAATggaggtga